One segment of Anopheles stephensi strain Indian chromosome 3, UCI_ANSTEP_V1.0, whole genome shotgun sequence DNA contains the following:
- the LOC118513172 gene encoding heparan-alpha-glucosaminide N-acetyltransferase gives MVEYTERFFRGLDLWSLAVDEAFLNVTRSTSPTANDYYLYTLSAECDKCPYTKVQRISAEKKHTVLKIDAARSLGLRVLDRDVGKYSYDNDTVVLCQFSDAQLGEFGVYDLSIGPDAGTCKLETAKEPVNIYLPFLTIAIIALVAYGVARLVRYGLHRARMGGFQQPPASSEQPAGDAPPADENDKQGAATSAQVTARKRLQSLDTFRGIAIMLMIFVNSGGGHYWWIEHATWNGLHVADLVFPWFLFIMGVCVPISLRGQLNRNVPRRMILSNIAVRSVKLFVIGLCLNSMNGPTMANLRIFGVLQRFGIAYFVVSTVHLFCHEQTLQSQNRLLRANEDILRLKKQWFIIGLITFAYLVVIVAVPAPGCPRAYFGPGGTHLLNAFPNCTGGITGYIDRFTLGMTHLYQHPTARYVYEAMPFDPEGPFGCLPTILQVFLGVQCGCTILAFAEHRQRITRFAVWSVVLGLGAGMLCGFSKNDGWIPVNKNLWSLSYVLATASLAYLLLLICYYVIDVKRAWNGRPFVYAGMNAIVLYVGHTVFHKMLPWHWRIGTMNTHLMLTLEALWNTVLWNVVALYLYKRKLFYNL, from the exons ATGGTCGAGTACACGGAACGATTCTTTCGCGGGCTGGACCTGTGGTCACTGGCAGTCGACGAAGCATTCCTTAACGTGACACGTTCCACCAGCCCGACCGCCAACGATTACTATCTCTACACACTGTCGGCTGAGTGTGATAAG TGTCCGTACACCAAAGTGCAGCGGATTTCGGCGGAGAAGAAGCATACGGTGCTAAAAATCGATGCAGCACGGTCGCTCGGATTGCGGGTGCTAGATCGTGATGTGGGGAAATATTCTTACGATAACGA caCCGTCGTCCTGTGCCAATTTAGCGACGCACAATTGGGTGAATTTGGCGTTTACGATCTAAGCATCGGTCCGGACGCCGGTACCTGTAAGCTGGAGACGGCCAAAGAACCGGTCAACATTTATCTAC CCTTCCTCACGATAGCGATTATCGCGTTGGTTGCGTATGGTGTCGCTCGTTTAGTGCGGTATGGCCTGCACCGTGCGCGTATGGGAGGGTTTCAACAGCCTCCGGCAAGCTCAGAGCAACCAGCCGGTGATGCACCACCGGCGGATGAGAACGATAAGCAAGGGGCGGCAACATCCGCACAGGTTACCGCTAGGAAACGTCTGCAAAGTCTCGACACGTTCCGTGGGATTGCGATCATGCTGATGATCTTCGTGAACAGTGGCGGTGGACACTACTGGTGGATCGAGCACGCCACGTGGAATGGGTTGCATGTGGCCGATTTGGTTTTCCCCTGGTTCCTTTTCATCATGGGCGTATGTGTGCCGATTTCGCTGCGAGGACAGCTCAATCGGAACGTTCCCCGGCGAATGATCCTCTCCAATATTGCTGTT CGCTCGGTAAAACTGTTCGTGATAGGGCTTTGCCTAAACTCGATGAACGGCCCTACCATGGCAAATCTGCGCATCTTCGGCGTACTGCAACGGTTCGGCATTGCCTACTTTGTCGTATCGACCGTCCATCTTTTCTGCCACGAGCAGACACTGCAATCGCAAAATCGTCTCCTACGTGCAAACGAGGACATTTTGCGGCTGAAAAAGCAATGGTTCATCATCGGACTGATCACGTTCGCTTATCTGGTGGTGATCGTAGCCGTACCGGCGCCCGGCTGTCCAAG AGCCTATTTCGGACCGGGTGGGACACATCTGCTGAACGCATTCCCAAACTGTACCGGTGGCATTACGGGCTATATCGATCGGTTCACCCTAGGGATGACTCACCTTTACCAACATCCAACCGCACGCTACGTTTACGAAGCGATGCCATTCGATCCGGAAGGTCCGTTCGGCTGTTTGCCCACCATTCTGCAGGTGTTCTTGGGTGTCCAGTGCGGTTGTACGATTCTTGCGTTCGCCGAACATCGGCAGCGTATTACGCGCTTTGCCGTGTGGTCGGTTGTGCTTGGGCTCGGTGCGGGAATGCTGTGTGGATTCTCCAAAAATGATGGTTGGATTCCGGTGAACAAGAATCTGTGGTCACTATCGTACGTACTGGCGACGGCATCGCTAGCGTACCTGCTGCTACTGATCTGCTACTATGTGATCGATGTGAAGCGCGCCTGGAACGGACGTCCGTTCGTTTACGCCGGTATGAACGCGATCGTCCTGTACGTTGGGCATACCGTGTTCCACAAGATGCTCCCGTGGCACTGGCGTATCGGTACGATGAACACACACTTGATGCTCACGCTCGAGGCCCTCTGGAATACGGTGCTGTGGAATGTGGTTGCCCTCTATCTGTACAAGCGAA